The genomic window aaaagttatCTTTATGTTAACCTTAATCTCCATTATAAAAGATATTAGGGTAGAATAAGaatttacagattacatcaatgAAAAAATAGGGAAAATATGGAatttacaaattacatcaatgaaaaatagggaaaatattaaagaggtcttataactctttaatattacgaaGAGCTActtagaaacataaactcttttAATTCAAcagtttccaaatgatatttgtaatttttcaatataaaatctTTCAAACCAAAATGGTTTATACTCTTAAATGattcttttctcaaaaatttaaaacatcaaattttcaacattttctccaaacaccacaccacatttagaatgaaaaagatgtttaagcaaaacTGAATTGCACCAAGAATAAGCATAccccttggattggttacccctAACAAATGTATCAGgaatggtcaatcctcgtaccgacggcctttctttctcatttcaaaaatcaaagtaaattttGAGAATGCAAATAACCTCGCATGGCATAGTAGccctaaaaaaattatgacacATACATACAAAAAACATAATATAAACAATTTGGGCTATTGTTATTACTAGTActaatctatgtcacacggatacgggtacgggtatcctatggatacgggtacgggtacggggacacgacattttcaaaattttaggatacgcggatacggcgaatattatattcaaaaaaattaaaaatgataataaagaaagtctcaaacaaaacattgttcatcaccaatctcaaaagTGATAACTACTAAGACATAAggaagaaagtctcaaagaaagttacaaaacattattcatcaatcatcacaaaacattgttcatcatcattctagtcatcatcaatgcccaaatcatcgttctccccaatctcctcttcttccacaatagAAGATGTTGAGGGAATACaaggttcttcgaatcttgaattaacaacttcaagttcattctcttgttctaagttaaagtcgtcaacattcacgtcccaatatttagtttctccttccctacaagacaaaaaaattgtaattattatgatgttagcgaataagaagagaaacatctaaatcaataaatcatatacttaatttacctatattcttctttgttccGTGATAGAAGCCGaaggttagaatgcacataaaccagattttctgcacgtttgcttgtgagattatttcgttttatagtgtggatttgtgaatatgtactccaatttctctcactgcatgaagatgtagcaggttgaactagcaatctgaaagcaaggtattgaagagtaggatAAGCAGTTCCATGTTTAATCCACCAAGATAAAGATGGATAATTATCTTTGTCTACAGTTGCACCTACATCTTCTCCAATTCCAGTAGAAaacctttcaaactcatcattagcTCGGCgattttgatgtacatcaatGAAAATCCTATTAATACATGCTACTCTGTTTGTTGATAATTCTAGATCCAGatgtggtggggttcttccaaCACCCCCTGTAAGccacttttttccataatatttaggatttaatgtatgtgccatgcattgaagaggattgctacttttatcccatcttgcaatcaatattctatgcacatgatcaaaaaatgctgaatcttcaagtgcaatactttttttttcatgcttaaaaataacctcttggattttttcaatcatagtgTCCCACATCTCATACACACAGTGCAACGTTgaattatcacaatcaagaactcTCAACATCTCCCAGATCGGCtctgtgaatgcaagaaaataaaagatttgatcccaccacttgtcttcaagaatcattcctttgattgcttgagctttgtcatcatcatcagcacgGTAGAAACTCCAATCATCATCAGTCACCATACTGATCAATGCACTTTTcaccctttttatccttttgaccataacaattagagatgcaaaacgtgtctctgcaactcttaataattttagatcagaatgcttgttataaatggaaagtgcatgttgatgatttactatgaaatttctgatgttcctcacatccttttccaagtcttcaatccacgaacataattcataagcatgaggatcttgctctttacttggtggattgcatatactCTTTAGAGCCAAATTTAAACTATGAACTGCACAAGAAGTCCAAAAGATATGAGGGTACTCCTTTTCTATCGCAATACCAGCTGCTCTACATACAGGTGCATTGTCTGTAATTAGCTGAACAACGTTTTCTTTTCCCacttcttcaattatttccataaacaatcctttcagatactcagcacttttgtattcaccagatgcatctattgctttcaagaaaattggtccatttgctgaagttgcaatgaaattaataagagggcgtcgttgcaaatctgtccagccatcagaaacaatagaaactccGTGTTGATCCCAAGTGAACTTTTGAgactctaacaatttgttcactCGAGTCATCTGTTGTTCTAGTAGTACAGTGCGAAGCCTTTCAGAACTAGGGGGAACATACCCAGTCAAGTTAGAATTTGCAATAGATGTAACTAAGTCTCTCCAATATGGACttctagctacattaaatggtatgcaaTTAGCATAGAAAAATGTCGccacttttagatctaattctcgCCGTCCTTGTAAACTAAATGAATCCTTAATTGATTTCTgatgaacatcaacaacttttctttttttggtaggaTTATGAATAtcatcatgtaaaattgaagcaatgtcaatgaaaccagatccagatgatgtgcttttcttattctcaaaggctttttgttctttcttcaactgagcCAAAGTCTCGTTAGTGATTTTCTTACATGGTTGAATTCctttttgactgatttttaatAGATGTGCTTTCactcttgtatatgatccattgaACTGTCCTTCACAAAAATTACACCTAAAAAAAGCATTTCCACCGCCTCCAGGAGGTTTCCCCATTAGATTCACGTATGACCATAATGGTGGCTGAGGTGTAGCTGATCCAGAACCACAACTTGTAGGTTGAGAGTCTTGAGACTGagacactgtttttcctttgctcgCCATACTagattaaacataataaaaaacggaaaaaacgtataatgaacataaaatttatgaaataaaacaatacaacaaatgacaaagtataaacatgcaCTGCAGTCACAAAACTTCAGATATTCAGAAGCAGAACGAAGGCTGAATAGTGAACAGGAACATCCAAGAATTGTAAATGATAGTACTGCCAGACTGAATAGTGAACAGGAACAGAAGCAGTTCGTTAAAgcctaaaactaaaagaaacatgaacaatAGCGAAGGCTGAAGTGAATAGATTAGTGAACAGTGAACAAGAACATTCACGAATGgtaaattatatgttaatgtcATCTAGATATCACGTATTCATCATTGTCTAGCATCATGAACAACAGctaaggcaaaatccccaaatcggttATACACCCAAaacggcaaaatccccaaatcccaaaatcaaacaaaaacaagaaaacatcgcacatagcattgaagaatatgattctaaaccgtccaatcttcaaaccaaaacatccccaaatcagattttaatacccaatgtaaaaaatccccaaataaaagttgaaaccctaacttctattaTCGAAAATAATCGACAAAACACCTACCTGCCTGTCGCtggctgccgccggacgccaccggaagtcgccgtcgatcgccggagctcgccgtcgcccgccattggCTTACTGTGCTGCCAGCCTGCTGCGTTAGCCGTGGAGGGTAAACGAAGGTCGAGCGTCGAGGGTAGATGTTAGTGCGTAAAACAAAACGCGGGTTAAAAAATCAGTTATACAAGtagtttggatcgggtctgacccagacccgatccaaaacgtatccagccgtatcgccgtgtcgggatccccgtgtccgcgtgtcgacaccggtactcgACCCAgtctgccgtatccgtgtgacataggtacTAATACTAGTATGAGGAGAAGCCGCAATATTCAGTTTGGCAACCTTCAGATCAATGAAAGAAAGGACAACTATATGACCTTTTTATATTGAGATGCAACAATAGATAGAAGTAGAAATGGAAGCAGaatatctcttttggccataccttttcccaaatccCAAAACGGTGGAGCAGGATAGAGACGATGGGTGAAATGAgagtctgagagagagagaatgcatgTGTCAGAGGGAGGAAGGCATACATAACAGCGGCAGTTCGGGGGAGCCTTAGAAGCAATGCTCCAGCAGGGAAGACTGAAGACATAGACGAATGGCAGTGCTACTGTGCAGAGCCCTGAAGCCATAGGGTGCTGCGTTCATTTGAAACCAACAGAGGGCACTATCATAGTGTGAGAAAGAATCAAAGAGAGGCCACTACAATGGCCAATAAGTCAGATGTGAGAGACATACCAGTGGCAAGAGAAGACACAAGGGCTCGACAACCCTCCCTCCACCCTCTCCTCCACTCCTTATCTGTACAGCTAAAGAGTTGTCGACTGGATGCCGAATATTATCCCAACAcccccttttccttttgattctGAGAGACAGGGGTCTGATGGCATACACATCACATGATCAGCCATCTCCATGGTCTGCGATGGTTCTCTCTTTCGACTAGTGACCTATGGCAGCAGCAAGAATAGGAAGTGTAGTCGGCGAAGCAAAAGCCTTCTACCAAAAAGGGAGATGAAAGTTGGCTTGAGGGAACTGGAAGGGTGGTTGAcatgagagagacagagcagATGGAAAGAAATGGATTGACCACCCAGTGAACAGTGAAgtgtttttaccctaaaccaATGAACCGATTTATGTCATTTAACTGGTTTTAATTAAGGAGTCgggttaaacgagttgagttctgGCAGCTCAATCTCGACTTGTTATCATTTCAAGTTTAAGTGTAAGCTGGAACCCAACTCATTTGAGCTGACTTTTTTTAGGTGAGTGCGAGTTGAGACTGAGTTGGCAGCCCTAATGCAATGGGGTGAGGGATCAACGTTAATATTACCCACCAATGCTACCAAGATAGTGCCACTAGCATTCCCctattttcttgtaataaatgCCAATGTGTACATGTTTTATAATGTATATGCTCTATAACATGCCTTCAATATTATAAAGTACACTTGCAATAAAAATTCATATGGTGTCATCATCAGAAATACATGCATTTATTCCAAAGAGAGTTGGAAAAAATCAAGTGGAAATCCAGCATCATGTTAATATGTAGTCAATAAGCGAGAATAGTGATAGGAAAACTTCTAAATTCAAATTGGAAAGATGATGTGCATATGTTCTTATCTAATCATAACCAATAGGTGAATTAACTGGCAATGTTGATACCATATTGAAGGACATTTACAAACGAATTTCTTAAGCCAAAAGGTGGTCATCAGAATATGCTCTTCACAACAATGAACAATAGAAACCacttatatagaaaaaaataaggatGATAAACAATGGTGAAATATGTGTCTTCGTTGATTACTTGCAGAAGGAATCAAGTAAAGACGTTGGTTTCTACATGCGATGCACTTAGATGAAGATTGAGATTACCATATATGTTTTAAGCATATTTGTGGTCAAGAGTAGACTATAAATATTTCTACAATGTCTTTGTTCTTGACACGATAATAAACATCAATATCCATCTATGGTCATTTGCTAGTTTGTAGGCATTAACCATCCCTCATGGAGTTGCAAGTTTGGAGGCATACTTTTATACTACTAGACTATGAAAACATTTGAGCGCTTGTTTAAAGTCTTTATAGAAGCGAAGCAATGAATGGGAAGCATCCTCATGTAGTACTAAAAGGTGTTGACAAACTATGAAAGTTTTTAGAATAGAAGCGACATACTTAGTTGAAAGCCATGCTTTGAGAACAGTTTTAAATGGTGCATACTTTAGTGCAATGACGATTACACTTTGACTTGCATGGAAATAGCTGGTTTGTCAAGTTATTTGTGTGTATGGTAAGGGGGCTTTGCATTCTTGGCCATTGATCATTGGTAAAACACTTGTCACTGCCAGAGATGAAAATGGGGTATACGCCATCAAAGATGGAGAGAGAAGCACTAAAGGAACACAATGTTGGGAAGCCATGAAACCTACTAGAATGCAGGGTTGAGAATTATGCACTGCCAGTTACCGACCTAAGATTTAGAACCTTTTCACCACCAGAGGGAGAGGGATGTAACACCAGAGCTGGAGGGGAAGTACAGGGTCACTACCAGAGCACAAGGTTCCATGGTATCACACCGCTGAAGTAGAGGGTCGCTACAAGAGCACCACCACTTAGTAATCTCTAGTCTTACCTACAGTTGTCTCCACAAATTCAACAGAAGGAAAGAGGGATAGaggagaagggaagagggagagaggagagggaatAATTAGTTGCAGGGAGAAATCATTCTCCACATACTTGTTTCATGATAAACCAAGAATGTTGCAGAACATGTACGCCTTTTATATGAGGGGTCCTCAAGTTTTGCTCGCTCCACGTGTTATGTGTCAAACGTTTGTTTGAAATTTGGTTAAATGGATTGGGTGCTTTTAATTTCATAGTGTTCTACACCAATCAAACGAGCCCTACAAATCATGATGGTAGCTGGCTGGAGGGGGAAGGGGTAAAATCATCTACAACAATTTGACACTTGAATTGtatttcaaatttcataagTAGGGGTTGCATGTGTGGAGCACTCATATACAGGTTCTTCAAATCTATGCATCCTTATATGAAAGCACATTTGTGAGTGTCTTATGAATCTActctaaaaattaaagaagagaATGTTTATGAAACAATGAATCTACTCTAAAAATTAGAGAAGAGAAGGTTTATGAAGCAATGCTACTAATGTCTAACAATCCTTCTATTCTATTTTGAAGCAGCTTCATGATATATTTACAAAGTATCTTCGCTCCCAAGCTCCCAAACTACCTCACTAAAACTCATATAAAGGGACATGACGTGGCAGGAATGAAGGGCGAATCAATTTATCGTAAGTTCGGCACTTAATCACCCGTGCAGGAGGGTAAAATTGTCCTTCAATAATTGAAAACCTAACTGTCCGTACCCGTAGGTTCCAGCGGTCGGCCACAGAATCATCCTTCAAATTTCGCGCGACAAGCGGCATGCATCATCGTCCTTCGAGTCTCGCCGTCTAACGAAGGAAGGCGGTCAGGATGGGGTCGTGGTCGGCAGGGAGACGTCCGAGCATTGGTTTAAGGTCAAGCATTTAAACTCCTTCCATGAATCATATACAGAAACAGTAAAAACTGTTGCGAGGAGGTAAGTACAAGGTTATGGCGTGCCATGGATCGAAGGTTCTGCAGAGTGGGCGCCGGAGAGAAGCTGGTTCCGACGACGACGTTCATCGAAGAACGAGAACACGAGGCGGCAAGAAGGGTAAGCATGGGAAAGGGGAGCGCAGAGAAAGGGACCAACAAGGTCGAAGGGCTTCATCGGGAGGAACCTCGAGGCAGAACCTATCTTTTCGCAACCCAGAAGCACAGTCACAAGAAATCACCGATCTCAGGTTGTTCTTATGGTTACATGGTGCttttattttactttctttcttttttgtaccAGCCGTCCTTCTTTCTGCTGCAAATCCTCTGTCGCCATTCTATTGCATCCAGTTTCCGTGTACAGGGGGCTGCACGATTCCAATGGTCGTGCGTCGAGTTGTACTACTTCTAAGCTGTTTGGGTTTCCGAACTGTCCTTTGGCTTTACCCTAAGTGGGGGCAGGGAAACCTTTTTTTGATTAGGAGAAAGTGCTTTTGGGGTTCCGAATAAGAATTCACTTGTCGATAAAGGAAGAGAACATGAGAGATTTAATGGACGAACAGTGAATGTAACTTATTTGCTTGATGTGTTACATTCTTCGCTGAGAGGTGCCTATTATAAGGCTCTGAGCCCTGAGGATACCAAAGGTGTCTCTGGTTCTCTAATTTTTAATTCTCTTGATTTCGTGAGCACTACGCGTTATGATGCGTCTTTTTGGTTGGATCCATCCTGCAATGTATTTGATACAATATAGTGGACTTCTTAATATCTTGAAGAAGGATTGCAAGAATACACAGGTAGTTTTGAGTTTGCTGGCCCCTTGGATTTGTAGTATTAAGTATACTACTCCTTCAACCACTTTCACGAATCGCATTTTCTAGAAAATCTAGTGAAATCTTAAAAATCCTTTTTCCCCTCACGAACGTACTAGCGTACACATTATGtgcaaaatgaaagaaataaaaaataaaaagtataatgcatgaatgtgcacGTATGGTTATGTACCTACGAGTTACACAAACATGTATACTTGCATGAAGGTTCTCAAACCCAATAACTTTTCAATTTCATAAACAATTAAGtaattttattcttttagaaTAATCAgcttaaagaaataaaaagtaaaaagtataatgcatgaatgtgcacGTATGGTTATGTACCTACGAGTTACACAAACATGTATACTTGCATGAAGGTTCTCAAACCCAATAACTTTTCAATTTCATAAACAATTAAGtaattttattcttttagaaTAATCAGCTTATTCTTCAATGCACGGAAGCTCTACTCAAGAGCATCTATCCTCTCAAGTTTTACTCCCTTCCATAGTGACTTAGTCATGGGCAGAGCTATTTGTGAGAACCCTTAGATGAATCTCTTGTAGGGTGTGGTTGATAGCCTCAGATGTAAGATCTAAGGCTGATCTGCTGTGAGAAAAAAAGGATTAGAGATCCTCATTTTATAGCCAAAACATCAGATCTGACATCAGATGGGAGGAgggtttgatcttaaatccatggatctgaaattgtcaatgatctcaaatcacctcgCATCTCAGATCTGGTGCTATCAAATGCCCTGTAATGTCGTACAAGACCTAAGAGGCTGTTACCTCGGTAGGTGTAGTAGGTGTCTTCCATCATTGAACTACTTCTACCTAGACTAGAGCGACTGAAACACCTTGGCCAGAGATAATATGCCCCAAAAAGCTGATTTCTTCAAGCTAGACCTCACACTTGGTGAACTTGGCATACTATTTGTGTTACCTGAAAGTGCGTAGCACTATCTGCAGATGTCTTGCATGCACTAAATGATTAGATGAGTAAATCAGCTTGTCATCAAAAAACACAATTACAAACTGATCTAAATAGTCCTTCACAGCTGGTGCATTGAATAAAATTGCTTAGTTGTTTATGAAGTTGAAAGGTTACTGGGTTTGAGAACCTCCATGACTAGTTGAGCATATGGTTCATGTAcaactttatttcttttttatggtgCTTTACTTATGTCTAcgtgcatatatacatgtttgtgTAACTTGTAGGTATATAACCATATGTGCACTGCCGGATGCCAGATGTTGCCAGATGGCTTGAAATTTGTCACTAAAATAAAAAGTCATTACTCTGGGATTTTATGACGATGGTTTATTGTTGCTTTAGTGATGGTTTATACGTAGTCCTTTTAgtaatgaattaaaatttagcTATTCAACATTTGACAACagactatatatattatatatatatatatagacagacAAATACAAACAAGATGAGACTGGATTTTCAATTCCATTTTCTTCCTTC from Nymphaea colorata isolate Beijing-Zhang1983 chromosome 6, ASM883128v2, whole genome shotgun sequence includes these protein-coding regions:
- the LOC126410174 gene encoding uncharacterized protein LOC126410174, with product MAGDGELRRSTATSGGVRRQPATGSMASKGKTVSQSQDSQPTSCGSGSATPQPPLWSYVNLMGKPPGGGGNAFFRCNFCEGQFNGSYTRVKAHLLKISQKGIQPCKKITNETLAQLKKEQKAFENKKSTSSGSGFIDIASILHDDIHNPTKKRKVVDVHQKSIKDSFSLQGRRELDLKVATFFYANCIPFNVARSPYWRDLVTSIANSNLTGYVPPSSERLRTVLLEQQMTRVNKLLESQKFTWDQHGVSIVSDGWTDLQRRPLINFIATSANGPIFLKAIDASGEYKSAEYLKGLFMEIIEEVGKENVVQLITDNAPVCRAAGIAIEKEYPHIFWTSCAVHSLNLALKSICNPPSKEQDPHAYELCSWIEDLEKDVRNIRNFIVNHQHALSIYNKHSDLKLLRVAETRFASLIVMVKRIKRVKSALISMVTDDDWSFYRADDDDKAQAIKGMILEDKWWDQIFYFLAFTEPIWEMLRVLDCDNSTLHCVYEMWDTMIEKIQEVIFKHEKKSIALEDSAFFDHVHRILIARWDKSSNPLQCMAHTLNPKYYGKKWLTGGVGRTPPHLDLELSTNRVACINRIFIDVHQNRRANDEFERFSTGIGEDVGATVDKDNYPSLSWWIKHGTAYPTLQYLAFRLLVQPATSSCSERNWSTYSQIHTIKRNNLTSKRAENLVYVHSNLRLLSRNKEEYREGETKYWDVNVDDFNLEQENELEVVNSRFEEPCIPSTSSIVEEEEIGENDDLGIDDD